A part of Carcharodon carcharias isolate sCarCar2 chromosome 6, sCarCar2.pri, whole genome shotgun sequence genomic DNA contains:
- the chrac1 gene encoding chromatin accessibility complex protein 1, with the protein MAELKRREGLRFPARPSLPAPGPGPAALPLSRVKLIMKSCPDVSSINQDALFLTAKATELFVQHLATCAYKSSSSEKKELTYNELADCVENSETFQFLADILPKKILASEYLKMLEEEKEGGGDGEGDNDENDEDDDEEDDDEDEAENES; encoded by the exons ATGGCCGAGCTGAAGCGGCGCGAGGGCCTGAGGTTCCCGGCTCGGCCCAGCCTCCCGGCCCCAGGGCCCGGGCCCGCCGCCCTGCCCCTTTCCCGGGTCAAACTCATCATGAAGAGCTGCCCCGACGTTTCCAGCATCAACCAGGACGCGCTTTTCCTGACTGCCAAGGCCACG GAATTATTTGTGCAGCATCTCGCCACATGCGCCTACAAAAGCAGCAGTTCAGAAAAAAAGGAACTAACCTACAATGAACTGGCTGACTGTGTGGAGAACTCTGAAACATTCCAGTTTCTCGCTG ATATCTTGCCAAAAAAGATTTTGGCAAGCGAATACCTCAAGATGCTCGAGGAGGAGAAAGAAGGAggtggtgatggagaaggtgataaTGACGAAAATGACGAGGACGATGATGAGGAGGACGATGATGAGGATGAAGCAGAAAACGAGTCCTAA